In Scatophagus argus isolate fScaArg1 chromosome 5, fScaArg1.pri, whole genome shotgun sequence, a genomic segment contains:
- the siae gene encoding sialate O-acetylesterase isoform X2 — protein sequence MVLQKSPEKAVLWGYGPESAQVTISLSGLLKHRTWQVTVTKGIWHVTLDPVEAGGPYNVTAAVQKSTATLTDVLFGDVWLCGGQSNMYFKTSQIFNASQEMALAAKYPHVRTFMVALNLSETELTDLIQVQLPWSVPTAGNVAEFSAVCWLFGRYMYENLGYPIGLVESCWGGTPVEAWSSSRALQQCGLENSPKDRNSVLWNAMIHPLLNMTIRGAIWYQGEENAAYHQEMYNCSFPAMIDDWRMAFHQGSGGQTAHDFPFGFVQLSTFKKGSTDDGFPNIRWHQTADIGFVPNPHMQKTFMAVAMDLPDETSPYGTIHPRDKQDVAFRLTLGARAVAYNEKDVPFQGPFPDRILSTPVYVNITYDQAVSVTPSKDTFEICCSGIKTPCGPKSLWVTAPIMQWNLNTVQLPANLCPPTEEVAALRYAWRDWPCDFKACPVYSASRILPAPPFVINRYAVKGHIWESS from the exons ATGGTGCTGCAGAAGTCCCCAGAGAAAGCTGTGCTGTGGGGCTACGGCCCTGAGAGTGCTCAGGTCACCATCTCCCTCTCTGGGCTGCTGAAACATAGAACCTGGCAGGTCACTGTAACAAAGG GTATCTGGCATGTCACCCTTGACCCTGTTGAAGCTGGAGGTCCTTACAACGTGACAGCAGCTGTTCAGAAGAGCACAGCCACACTGACAGACGTGCTGTTTGGAGATGTTTGGCTGTGTGGAGGACAAAGCAACATGTACTTTAAAACATCTCAG ATTTTCAATGCATCACAGGAGATGGCCCTGGCAGCAAAGTATCCTCATGTGAGGACTTTCATGGTAGCTTTGAACCTGAGTGAAACTGAGCTGACTGATTTGATTCAGGTGCAACTTCCTTGGTCTGTGCCCACAGCAG GAAATGTGGCTGAGTTCTCAGCCGTGTGCTGGCTCTTTGGACGCTACATGTATGAGAACCTGGGATACCCCATTGGTCTGGTGGAGTCCTGTTGGGGGGGCACACCTGTCGAAGCCTGGTCATCTTCAAGAGCACTGCAGCAGTGTGGACTAGAGAACAG tccTAAAGACAGAAATTCTGTTTTGTGGAATGCGATGATCCACCCGTTGCTCAACATGACCATCAGAGGAGCTATCTGGTACCAAG GTGAGGAAAATGCAGCCTATCATCAAGAGATGTACAACTGCTCCTTCCCTGCTATGATTGATGACTGGAGGATGGCGTTTCACCAGGGCTCAGGGGGGCAGACCGCTCACGACTTCCCCTTTGGATTTGTCCAG CTGTCCACCTTCAAAAAAGGCTCCACAGATGACGGCTTTCCCAATATCCGCTGGCACCAAACTGCAGACATCGGCTTTGTCCCGAACCCGCATATGCAGAAAACCTTCATGGCTGTGGCTATGGATTTACCAGATGAAACCTCGCCTTATGGCAC aatCCATCCCAGAGACAAGCAGGATGTTGCTTTTAGACTGACACTGGGAGCGAGGGCAGTGGCTTACAATGAGAAAGATGTGCCCTTCCAGGGACCTTTCCCTGACCGCATCCTGTCCACTCCAGTGTATGTCAACATTACCTATGACCAAGCGGTCTCTGTCACACCATCTAAAGACACCTTTGAG ATCTGTTGCTCTGGGATTAAGACTCCCTGTGGACCTAAGTCTCTCTGGGTTACGGCTCCCATCATGCAATGGAATCTGAACACTGTCCAGCTACCAGCCAATTTGTGTCCACCTACTGAAGAAGTCGCTGCCCTTCGGTATGCATGGAGAGACTGGCCCTGCGACTTTAAAGCCTGTCCAGTCTACAGCGCCAGCAGGATTTTACCTGCACCCCCTTTTGTTATCAACCGCTATGCAGTCAAAGGACACATTTGGGAAAGTTCCTGA
- the tbrg1 gene encoding transforming growth factor beta regulator 1, which translates to MESLNTFESEMEADGQGNYSLFPALDSIASLSGTNETLESEIAEKPNLTWLDAAQIVLEEAGRPMHIKEIKQRIIDRGLVQSNAKSSLEAVMYRETQKGSRRFKRIENRNGVFALLTSEERQQALQTFTAQSFLSSPQQNTISSSGSGASAPAFPSPTSSSEHKTKVKRGPRKNQNEKYRLKYLRLRKTARAMIFENAALCDEVAHLEEKFLRAKEERRFLLKSLLQYQSLSEGEILPPPSTSCHPPVPPVAATSGPAGASALSGGHNIVPAVVSTGEDGPLKKPKKERKERGRENGKEELPKKMSKKRKLADGSRRLVQPIPLDSSGRPVFPIVLGGLTVYSLGEIITDRMLFHDECAIYPVGFCSTRVFASMKNPDQQCLYTCQIKDGGTGPQFEIVPEEDPQNAIVASSALTCHSNLLKAIASVSSKSVAPIVPSGADFFGFSHPTIQNLIQSCPGARKCSNYRWIRFEVCRPGDGQVPHSLSEDDASVNFEAYQRHQGFHESIKTEHITGQTPQSPSSSLQHHLTSPTMKPSTSYYSS; encoded by the exons ATGGAGTCACTCAACACGTTTGAATCTGAAATGGAGGCTGACGGACAGGGGAACTACtctctgtttcctgctctgGACAGCATTGCGAGTCTGTCTGGGACCAATGAAACTCTGGAGAG TGAAATAGCAGAGAAGCCTAATCTCACATGGCTTGATGCTGCGCAG ATTGTGTTGGAAGAAGCTGGACGTCCCATGCATATTAAGGAGATCAAACAGAGAATTATTGACAGAGGACTTGTTCAATCCAA TGCAAAATCAAGCCTGGAGGCTGTCATGTACCGTGAG ACACAAAAAGGCAGCAGGAGATTCAAGAGGATTGAGAACAGAAATGGAGTCTTTGCACTGCTG ACTAGCGAGGAGCGACAGCAGGCCCTGCAGACCTTTACTGCCCAGTCTTTCCTCAGCTCCCCACAGCAGAACACCATCTCCAGTTCTGGTTCGGGTGCCTCTGCACCCGCCTTCCCATCCCCCACCAGTTCCTCAGAGCATAAGACCAAAGTGAAGAGAGGTCCACGAAAAAACCAGAATGAAAAGTACCGACTCAAGTACCTTAGACTGCGTAAAACTGCCCGTGCCATGATATTT GAGAATGCAGCTCTCTGTGATGAAGTTGCCCACTTAGAAGAGAAGTTTCTGAGAGCAAAGGAGGAGCGGAG gtttttacTGAAGTCACTGTTGCAGTACCAGTCTTTGTCAGAGGGGGAGATACTGCCACCACCTAGCACAAGCTGTCATCCACCTGTGCCGCCTGTGGCTGCAACCTCAGGTCCTGCAGGGGCTTCAGCCCTGTCTGGGGGGCACAACATAGTGCCAGCAGTGGTGTCAACAGGGGAAGACGGACCACTTAAAAAAccaaagaaggaaaggaaagagcGAGGCAGGGAAAATGGAAAGGAGGAAC TTCCTAAGAAGATGTCCAAGAAGAGAAAGCTGGCAGACGGGTCTCGGAGGCTGGTGCAGCCCATCCCGCTGGACTCGTCTGGTCGTCCCGTCTTTCCCATCGTACTGGGAGGTTTAACAGTCTACAGTCTGGGAGAG ATCATCACAGACAGGATGTTGTTCCATGATGAGTGTGCGATCTACCCAGTGGGCTTCTGCAGCACCCGAGTCTTTGCCAGCATGAAAAACCCCGACCAACAGTGCCTCTACACCTGCCAAATCAAGGATGGGGGAACAGGTCCACAG TTTGAGATTGTGCCTGAAGAAGATCCTCAGAATGCCATCGTAGCCTCCTCTGCCCTGACATGCCACTCAAATCTACTGAAGGCCATCGCATCGGTCAG TTCCAAGTCTGTGGCACCCATTGTGCCGTCAGGAGCAGACTTCTTTGGCTTCTCACACCCAACCATCCAAAACCTCATCCAGAGTTGTCCTGGAGCACGCAAATGTAGCAA ctacCGATGGATACGTTTTGAGGTGTGTCGCCCTGGTGACGGACAGGTTCCTCACAGCCTATCAGAGGATGATGCCTCCGTCAACTTTGAGGCCTATCAGAGACACCAGGGCTTTCACGAGAGCATCAAAACAGAACATATTACAG GACAGACGCCGCAGTCTCCCAGCTCCTCTCTTCAGCACCACCTGACCTCCCCCACCATGAAGCCCTCTACCTCATATTACAGCTCCTGA
- the siae gene encoding sialate O-acetylesterase isoform X1: MFANHDIPAASSAGCKRSVFVTETNTQTLKPVDLTVMTLSDRALRLLICLVCLLVMALTLSVVFVLVACTHISDGSLRFASYYGDHMVLQKSPEKAVLWGYGPESAQVTISLSGLLKHRTWQVTVTKGIWHVTLDPVEAGGPYNVTAAVQKSTATLTDVLFGDVWLCGGQSNMYFKTSQIFNASQEMALAAKYPHVRTFMVALNLSETELTDLIQVQLPWSVPTAGNVAEFSAVCWLFGRYMYENLGYPIGLVESCWGGTPVEAWSSSRALQQCGLENSPKDRNSVLWNAMIHPLLNMTIRGAIWYQGEENAAYHQEMYNCSFPAMIDDWRMAFHQGSGGQTAHDFPFGFVQLSTFKKGSTDDGFPNIRWHQTADIGFVPNPHMQKTFMAVAMDLPDETSPYGTIHPRDKQDVAFRLTLGARAVAYNEKDVPFQGPFPDRILSTPVYVNITYDQAVSVTPSKDTFEICCSGIKTPCGPKSLWVTAPIMQWNLNTVQLPANLCPPTEEVAALRYAWRDWPCDFKACPVYSASRILPAPPFVINRYAVKGHIWESS; encoded by the exons ATGTTTGCAAATCATGATATCCCAGCGGCCTCTTCCGCAGGCTGCAAACGTTCCGTGTTtgtcactgaaacaaacacacaaacactgaaacctgTGGACCTAACTGTCATGACTTTGTCTGACCGAGCTCTTCGGCTTCTTATTTGCTTGGTTTGTCTTCTTGTCATGGCATTAACACTGagtgttgtttttgtacttGTAGCGTGTACTCACATCTCTG atgGGTCCCTGCGCTTTGCCTCCTACTACGGGGATCACATGGTGCTGCAGAAGTCCCCAGAGAAAGCTGTGCTGTGGGGCTACGGCCCTGAGAGTGCTCAGGTCACCATCTCCCTCTCTGGGCTGCTGAAACATAGAACCTGGCAGGTCACTGTAACAAAGG GTATCTGGCATGTCACCCTTGACCCTGTTGAAGCTGGAGGTCCTTACAACGTGACAGCAGCTGTTCAGAAGAGCACAGCCACACTGACAGACGTGCTGTTTGGAGATGTTTGGCTGTGTGGAGGACAAAGCAACATGTACTTTAAAACATCTCAG ATTTTCAATGCATCACAGGAGATGGCCCTGGCAGCAAAGTATCCTCATGTGAGGACTTTCATGGTAGCTTTGAACCTGAGTGAAACTGAGCTGACTGATTTGATTCAGGTGCAACTTCCTTGGTCTGTGCCCACAGCAG GAAATGTGGCTGAGTTCTCAGCCGTGTGCTGGCTCTTTGGACGCTACATGTATGAGAACCTGGGATACCCCATTGGTCTGGTGGAGTCCTGTTGGGGGGGCACACCTGTCGAAGCCTGGTCATCTTCAAGAGCACTGCAGCAGTGTGGACTAGAGAACAG tccTAAAGACAGAAATTCTGTTTTGTGGAATGCGATGATCCACCCGTTGCTCAACATGACCATCAGAGGAGCTATCTGGTACCAAG GTGAGGAAAATGCAGCCTATCATCAAGAGATGTACAACTGCTCCTTCCCTGCTATGATTGATGACTGGAGGATGGCGTTTCACCAGGGCTCAGGGGGGCAGACCGCTCACGACTTCCCCTTTGGATTTGTCCAG CTGTCCACCTTCAAAAAAGGCTCCACAGATGACGGCTTTCCCAATATCCGCTGGCACCAAACTGCAGACATCGGCTTTGTCCCGAACCCGCATATGCAGAAAACCTTCATGGCTGTGGCTATGGATTTACCAGATGAAACCTCGCCTTATGGCAC aatCCATCCCAGAGACAAGCAGGATGTTGCTTTTAGACTGACACTGGGAGCGAGGGCAGTGGCTTACAATGAGAAAGATGTGCCCTTCCAGGGACCTTTCCCTGACCGCATCCTGTCCACTCCAGTGTATGTCAACATTACCTATGACCAAGCGGTCTCTGTCACACCATCTAAAGACACCTTTGAG ATCTGTTGCTCTGGGATTAAGACTCCCTGTGGACCTAAGTCTCTCTGGGTTACGGCTCCCATCATGCAATGGAATCTGAACACTGTCCAGCTACCAGCCAATTTGTGTCCACCTACTGAAGAAGTCGCTGCCCTTCGGTATGCATGGAGAGACTGGCCCTGCGACTTTAAAGCCTGTCCAGTCTACAGCGCCAGCAGGATTTTACCTGCACCCCCTTTTGTTATCAACCGCTATGCAGTCAAAGGACACATTTGGGAAAGTTCCTGA
- the siae gene encoding sialate O-acetylesterase isoform X3, which produces MFANHDIPAASSAGCKRSVFVTETNTQTLKPVDLTVMTLSDRALRLLICLVCLLVMALTLSVVFVLVACTHISDGSLRFASYYGDHMVLQKSPEKAVLWGYGPESAQVTISLSGLLKHRTWQVTVTKGIWHVTLDPVEAGGPYNVTAAVQKSTATLTDVLFGDVWLCGGQSNMYFKTSQIFNASQEMALAAKYPHVRTFMVALNLSETELTDLIQVQLPWSVPTAGNVAEFSAVCWLFGRYMYENLGYPIGLVESCWGGTPVEAWSSSRALQQCGLENSPKDRNSVLWNAMIHPLLNMTIRGAIWYQGEENAAYHQEMYNCSFPAMIDDWRMAFHQGSGGQTAHDFPFGFVQLSTFKKGSTDDGFPNIRWHQTADIGFVPNPHMQKTFMAVAMDLPDETSPYESIPETSRMLLLD; this is translated from the exons ATGTTTGCAAATCATGATATCCCAGCGGCCTCTTCCGCAGGCTGCAAACGTTCCGTGTTtgtcactgaaacaaacacacaaacactgaaacctgTGGACCTAACTGTCATGACTTTGTCTGACCGAGCTCTTCGGCTTCTTATTTGCTTGGTTTGTCTTCTTGTCATGGCATTAACACTGagtgttgtttttgtacttGTAGCGTGTACTCACATCTCTG atgGGTCCCTGCGCTTTGCCTCCTACTACGGGGATCACATGGTGCTGCAGAAGTCCCCAGAGAAAGCTGTGCTGTGGGGCTACGGCCCTGAGAGTGCTCAGGTCACCATCTCCCTCTCTGGGCTGCTGAAACATAGAACCTGGCAGGTCACTGTAACAAAGG GTATCTGGCATGTCACCCTTGACCCTGTTGAAGCTGGAGGTCCTTACAACGTGACAGCAGCTGTTCAGAAGAGCACAGCCACACTGACAGACGTGCTGTTTGGAGATGTTTGGCTGTGTGGAGGACAAAGCAACATGTACTTTAAAACATCTCAG ATTTTCAATGCATCACAGGAGATGGCCCTGGCAGCAAAGTATCCTCATGTGAGGACTTTCATGGTAGCTTTGAACCTGAGTGAAACTGAGCTGACTGATTTGATTCAGGTGCAACTTCCTTGGTCTGTGCCCACAGCAG GAAATGTGGCTGAGTTCTCAGCCGTGTGCTGGCTCTTTGGACGCTACATGTATGAGAACCTGGGATACCCCATTGGTCTGGTGGAGTCCTGTTGGGGGGGCACACCTGTCGAAGCCTGGTCATCTTCAAGAGCACTGCAGCAGTGTGGACTAGAGAACAG tccTAAAGACAGAAATTCTGTTTTGTGGAATGCGATGATCCACCCGTTGCTCAACATGACCATCAGAGGAGCTATCTGGTACCAAG GTGAGGAAAATGCAGCCTATCATCAAGAGATGTACAACTGCTCCTTCCCTGCTATGATTGATGACTGGAGGATGGCGTTTCACCAGGGCTCAGGGGGGCAGACCGCTCACGACTTCCCCTTTGGATTTGTCCAG CTGTCCACCTTCAAAAAAGGCTCCACAGATGACGGCTTTCCCAATATCCGCTGGCACCAAACTGCAGACATCGGCTTTGTCCCGAACCCGCATATGCAGAAAACCTTCATGGCTGTGGCTATGGATTTACCAGATGAAACCTCGCCTTATG aatCCATCCCAGAGACAAGCAGGATGTTGCTTTTAGACTGA
- the LOC124059912 gene encoding collagenase 3-like: MGRRKHFNKMSHADFWILMMGCLAMCHAAPTVAPTVSPEEENLAEDYLSQFYSDVGLKNSSVRSITKSSFSEDLQSMQAFFGLEVTGVLNNETIEVMKAPRCGVSDISRYGHFHGKPRWRKSLITYRITQYTRDLTQSQVDATIAQAFQLYSDVIPLNFKQVRSGTADIMILFKGGYHGDYYPFDGVGGVLAHANSPGQREGGDTHFDDDETWTLTQRGVNLLLVAAHEFGHALGLDHSRDRRALMFPTYQYVNTNGYRLPDDDRRGVQALYGSRNPSPTTQPKPEPPEPEEPTEDPNPDPLPDPRTEQCSRELVFDAATSIRGDLYFFKNGHYWRKSSRIQQITLTKVNTKWSQIHYVDAAYEVPRKDAVYLFEGSQYWGIRAYAKTLIPGYPKSITNLGLPSSVRKVDAAVYVSTTGKTFIFVNNQYWSYDEVRNQMDSGYPRSISRDFPGIGSRVDAAFENFGYLYFSSGARQSEYYLPYKRVMRVLLNYGWLNCY; encoded by the exons ATGGgtagaagaaaacattttaacaagatGTCTCATGCAGATTTCTGGATACTGATGATGGGTTGTTTAGCCATGTGTCATGCAGCCCCAACCGTTGCTCCAACAGTTTCACCGGAGGAAGAGAACCTGGCTGAG GATTACCTGTCTCAGTTCTACTCTGATGTTGGGTTGAAAAATTCATCAGTGCGAAGCATCACTAAGAGCTCCTTCAGCGAGGACCTACAGTCCATGCAGGCTTTCTTTGGCCTGGAG GTGACTGGCGTTTTGAATAATGAGACGATTGAGGTGATGAAGGCACCGAGGTGTGGTGTGTCAGACATCAGCCGATACGGACACTTCCATGGGAAACCTAGATGGAGGAAAAGCCTAATCACGTACAG GATCACTCAGTACACTCGAGATCTGACCCAGAGTCAGGTGGATGCAACCATTGCTCAGGCCTTCCAGCTCTACAGCGATGTCATCCCACTGAATTTTAAACAAGTGCGCAGTGGCACCGCAGATATCATGATTCTCTTCAAGGGCGGAT ATCATGGGGACTATTATCCTTTTGACGGGGTGGGTGGAGTACTGGCTCATGCAAACTCTCCTGGACAGCGTGAAGGTGGTGACACACactttgatgatgatgaaaccTGGACTCTTACCCAAAGAG GTGTGAACCTGCTGCTGGTGGCAGCCCATGAATTTGGCCATGCTTTGGGCCTGGATCACTCAAGAGACAGACGAGCACTAATGTTCCCCACTTACCAATATGTCAACACAAACGGATACAGGCTGCCAGACGATGACAGGCGAGGGGTTCAAGCCCTTTATG GCAGCCGTAACCCATCCCCCACAACACAACCCAAACCTGAGCCACCAGAGCCGGAGGAACCAACAGAAGATCCAAACCCAGACCCTCTGCCTGACCCCAGAACTGAGCAGTGCAGCCGTGAGCTGGTGTTTGATGCCGCAACCTCCATCAGGGGGGACCTGTACTTCTTCAAAAACGG ACACTATTGGAGGAAGAGTTCAAGAATCCAACAAATCACTTTAACTAAAGTGAATACAAAATGGTCACAAATCCACTATGTCGATGCTGCCTATGAGGTCCCACGAAAGGATGCGGTGTATCTTTTTGAAG GTAGCCAATACTGGGGCATTAGGGCTTATGCAAAGACACTAATTCCAGGCTATCCAAAGTCTATCACCAATCTCGGCCTTCCGTCGTCAGTCAGGAAGGTGGATGCAGCTGTCTATGTGTCAACTACTGggaaaacattcatttttgtgaATAACCAGTATTGGAG CTATGATGAAGTCAGAAACCAAATGGACTCTGGATATCCACGATCTATCTCTAGGGATTTCCCTGGTATAGGCTCCAGAGTAGATGCAGCCTTTGAGAATTTTG GATATCTATATTTCTCATCTGGCGCCAGACAGAGTGAGTACTACCTGCCATACAAAAGAGTGATGCGTGTTCTGCTCAACTACGGCTGGCTCAACTGTTACTGA